In Centroberyx gerrardi isolate f3 chromosome 11, fCenGer3.hap1.cur.20231027, whole genome shotgun sequence, the following are encoded in one genomic region:
- the vkorc1l1 gene encoding vitamin K epoxide reductase complex subunit 1-like protein 1 has translation MMAAPVLRVSTPRWERIARLLVCLLGIILSLYAFHVEREKARDASYRAMCDVSSSISCSKVFSSRWGRGFGLLASIFGNDSALNQPNSVYGIFFYAFQLLLGMTVSAMAALILMTTSILSVVGSLYLGYILYFVLKDFCIICITTYALNFILFILNYKRLVYLNEAWKQQLQAKQD, from the exons ATGATGGCGGCGCCCGTCCTGAGAGTGTCCACCCCTCGATGGGAAAGAATAGCCAGGCTTCTCGTTTGCCTATTAGGCATAATATTGTCTTTATATGCTTTTCACGTTGAGAGGGAAAAGGCTCGGGACGCGAGTTATCGGGCTATGTGCGACGTCAGCAGCTCCATCAGCTGTTCAAAAGTCTTCAGTTCAAG GTGGGGTCGAGGATTTGGACTCTTGGCCTCAATTTTTGGAAATGACAGTGCACTGAACCAGCCGAACAGTGTCTACGGGATTTTCTTTTACGCCTTTCAGCTCTTACTAG GAATGACTGTCAGTGCAATGGCTGCCCTTATTCTCATGACGACGTCCATCTTATCGGTGGTGGGTTCGCTCTACCTGGGCTACATCCTCTACTTTGTCCTAAAGGACTTCTGCATCATCTGCATCACCACATATGCGCTGAACTTCATTCTCTTTATCCTCAACTACAAGCGACTGGTTTACTTGAATGAGGCCTGGAAGCAGCAGCTCCAAGCCAAGCAGGACTAA
- the znhit3 gene encoding zinc finger HIT domain-containing protein 3: MQICNVCSDQTPKYRCPACKIRYCSLGCYKRHKDTCLPVKQPAPITPVTAASSTEPWSVEDLLHEDDYIDKVPLQRLQLLGQSEGLKDLLCNPHLRQLLRSIDNADSKQDAMKAAMQEPLFVEFSDQCLKIVENEEKALRSGDGDDL, from the exons ATGCAAATCTGCAATGTTTGCAGCGACCAGACACCAAAATACAGATGCCCAGCCTGCAAAATAAGATA TTGTTCGCTAGGCTGTTACAAGAGACATAAAG ACACTTGCCTGCCTGTTAAGCAGCCAGCACCCATCACTCCTGTTACGGCTGCATCCTCCACTG AGCCATGGAGTGTCGAGGATCTCTTGCATGAAGATGACTATATAGACAAAGTGCCATTACAGAGGCTCCAACTGTTAG GGCAATCAGAGGGGCTGAAAGATCTTCTCTGTAACCCCCATCTCAGACAGTTACTGCGGTCCATTGACAACGCTGACAGCAAACAAGATGCGATGAAGGCCGCCATGCAGGAGCCTCTGTTTGTTGAGTTTTCAGATCAGTGTTTGAAAATtgtagaaaatgaagaaaaagcaTTAAGGTCCGGAGATGGCGACGATTTATAG